A single region of the Gorilla gorilla gorilla isolate KB3781 chromosome 1, NHGRI_mGorGor1-v2.1_pri, whole genome shotgun sequence genome encodes:
- the NCMAP gene encoding noncompact myelin-associated protein, protein MTTATPLGDTTFFSLNMTTRGEDFLYKSSGAIVAAVVVVVIIIFTVVLILLKMYNRKMRARRELEPKGPKPTAPSAVGPNSNGSQHPATVTFSPVDVHVETR, encoded by the exons ATGACCACAGCCACCCCTCTGGGGGATACCACCTTCTTCTCACTGAACATGACCACCAGGGGAGAAGACTTCCTGTATAAGA GTTCTGGAGCCATTGTTGCTGCCGTTGTGGTGGTTGTCATCATCATCTTCACCGTGGTTCTGATCCTGCTGAAGATGTACAACAG GAAAATGAGGGCGAGGCGGGAACTAGAGCCCAAGGGCCCCAAGCCAACCGCCCCTTCTGCCGTGGGCCCAAACAGCAACGGCAGCCAACACCCAGCAACTGTGACCTTCAGTCCTGTTGACGTCCACGTGGAGACGCGATGA